One region of Scyliorhinus canicula unplaced genomic scaffold, sScyCan1.1, whole genome shotgun sequence genomic DNA includes:
- the LOC119961381 gene encoding heterogeneous nuclear ribonucleoprotein A3-like isoform X2 — protein sequence MRDPNTKRSRGFGFVTYSCVSEVDSAMQARPHKVDGRVVEPKRAVSREDSTRPGAHLTVKKIFVGGIKEDTDEHQLRDYFEKFGKIEVIEVMTDRQSGKKRGFAFITYDDHDAVDKIVVQKYHTVNGHNCEVRKALSREEMQNSGMNQRGRGSSSNFGRGNFGGSGGNFGGRGGGGGNFNTRGGFGGNSRGGGGGGGGGSGNYGGCGDGYNGFGDSGGYGGGTGYGGGGGRGGPGYGGSPTYGNQGGGGGGGYGGGGGSSSYDGYNGGFGGGNFGGGGGGNYNDFGNYPNQQSSNYGPMKGGGGGGGGGYGGGRNAPGPYGRIQYLAGEDEPGDCNREKQVTSIQISAKHRVQPLPEQKEKHFFF from the exons ATGAGAGACCCAAATACAAAGCGCTCCAGGGGGTTTGGGTTTGTGACGTACTCCTGCGTCTCGGAGGTCGATAGCGCAATGCAGGCCAGACCCCACAAGGTCGACGGTCGGGTTGTCGAGCCTAAACGTGCAGTGTCGAGAGAG GACTCCACCAGACCTGGGGCACACCTGACCGTGAAGAAGATCTTTGTTGGTGGCATTAAAGAAGACACCGATGAACATCAACTCCGCGACTACTTTGAGAAGTTTGGCAAGATTGAAGTGATAGAAGTGATGACTGACCGACAGAGCGGGAAGAAGAGGGGCTTTGCCTTCATCACGTACGATGACCATGATGCTGTTGACAAGATTGTTG TTCAGAAATACCACACGGTCAACGGCCATAACTGTGAAGTGAGGAAGGCACTGTCCCGTGAGGAGATGCAGAACTCTGGCATGAACCAGCGAG GGCGTGGGAGCTCCAGCAACTTCGGCCGAGGCAACTTTGGTGGCTCTGGTGGGAACtttggaggccgtggtggcggagGCGGCAACTTCAACACCAGAG GTGGCTTCGGAGGCAACTcgcgaggtggtggtggtggcggtggaGGAGGCAGCGGCAACTATGGAGGCTGTGGTGATGGCTACAATGGATTTGGTGACA GTGGTGGATATGGTGGAGGCACTGGTTATGGAGGTGGCGGCGGCAGAGGTGGCCCTGGCTATGGAGGCAGCCCAACATACGGCAaccagggtggtggtggtggcggcggctATGGCGGTGGAGGAGGCAGCAGCTCCTATGACGGCTACAATGGTGGATTTGGCGGAG GCAACTTCGgcggcggtggtggagggaacTACAACGACTTTGGCAACTACCCAAACCAGCAGTCGTCTAACTACGGGCCCATGAAGGGGGGCGGTGgcggtggtggaggaggctaTGGTGGAGGAAGAAACGCTCCTGGGCCGTACGGAA GAATACAGTACTTagcaggcgaggatgagccaggaGATTGTAACAGGGAGAAGCAGGTTACTTCAATACAAATCTCAGCCAAGCACAGGGTACAACCGCTCCCGGAACAGAAagaaaaacatttctttttttag
- the LOC119961381 gene encoding heterogeneous nuclear ribonucleoprotein A3-like isoform X1, translating to MRDPNTKRSRGFGFVTYSCVSEVDSAMQARPHKVDGRVVEPKRAVSREDSTRPGAHLTVKKIFVGGIKEDTDEHQLRDYFEKFGKIEVIEVMTDRQSGKKRGFAFITYDDHDAVDKIVVQKYHTVNGHNCEVRKALSREEMQNSGMNQRGRGSSSNFGRGNFGGSGGNFGGRGGGGGNFNTRGELNTRGGFGGNSRGGGGGGGGGSGNYGGCGDGYNGFGDSGGYGGGTGYGGGGGRGGPGYGGSPTYGNQGGGGGGGYGGGGGSSSYDGYNGGFGGGNFGGGGGGNYNDFGNYPNQQSSNYGPMKGGGGGGGGGYGGGRNAPGPYGRIQYLAGEDEPGDCNREKQVTSIQISAKHRVQPLPEQKEKHFFF from the exons ATGAGAGACCCAAATACAAAGCGCTCCAGGGGGTTTGGGTTTGTGACGTACTCCTGCGTCTCGGAGGTCGATAGCGCAATGCAGGCCAGACCCCACAAGGTCGACGGTCGGGTTGTCGAGCCTAAACGTGCAGTGTCGAGAGAG GACTCCACCAGACCTGGGGCACACCTGACCGTGAAGAAGATCTTTGTTGGTGGCATTAAAGAAGACACCGATGAACATCAACTCCGCGACTACTTTGAGAAGTTTGGCAAGATTGAAGTGATAGAAGTGATGACTGACCGACAGAGCGGGAAGAAGAGGGGCTTTGCCTTCATCACGTACGATGACCATGATGCTGTTGACAAGATTGTTG TTCAGAAATACCACACGGTCAACGGCCATAACTGTGAAGTGAGGAAGGCACTGTCCCGTGAGGAGATGCAGAACTCTGGCATGAACCAGCGAG GGCGTGGGAGCTCCAGCAACTTCGGCCGAGGCAACTTTGGTGGCTCTGGTGGGAACtttggaggccgtggtggcggagGCGGCAACTTCAACACCAGAGGTGAGCTCAACACCCGAG GTGGCTTCGGAGGCAACTcgcgaggtggtggtggtggcggtggaGGAGGCAGCGGCAACTATGGAGGCTGTGGTGATGGCTACAATGGATTTGGTGACA GTGGTGGATATGGTGGAGGCACTGGTTATGGAGGTGGCGGCGGCAGAGGTGGCCCTGGCTATGGAGGCAGCCCAACATACGGCAaccagggtggtggtggtggcggcggctATGGCGGTGGAGGAGGCAGCAGCTCCTATGACGGCTACAATGGTGGATTTGGCGGAG GCAACTTCGgcggcggtggtggagggaacTACAACGACTTTGGCAACTACCCAAACCAGCAGTCGTCTAACTACGGGCCCATGAAGGGGGGCGGTGgcggtggtggaggaggctaTGGTGGAGGAAGAAACGCTCCTGGGCCGTACGGAA GAATACAGTACTTagcaggcgaggatgagccaggaGATTGTAACAGGGAGAAGCAGGTTACTTCAATACAAATCTCAGCCAAGCACAGGGTACAACCGCTCCCGGAACAGAAagaaaaacatttctttttttag
- the LOC119961381 gene encoding heterogeneous nuclear ribonucleoprotein A3 homolog 2-like isoform X3: protein MRDPNTKRSRGFGFVTYSCVSEVDSAMQARPHKVDGRVVEPKRAVSREDSTRPGAHLTVKKIFVGGIKEDTDEHQLRDYFEKFGKIEVIEVMTDRQSGKKRGFAFITYDDHDAVDKIVVQKYHTVNGHNCEVRKALSREEMQNSGMNQRGRGSSSNFGRGNFGGSGGNFGGRGGGGGNFNTRGELNTRGGFGGNSRGGGGGGGGGSGNYGGCGDGYNGFGDSGGYGGGTGYGGGGGRGGPGYGGSPTYGNQGGGGGGGYGGGGGSSSYDGYNGGFGGGNFGGGGGGNYNDFGNYPNQQSSNYGPMKGGGGGGGGGYGGGRNAPGPYGSNYAGSGGGGSFSRRF from the exons ATGAGAGACCCAAATACAAAGCGCTCCAGGGGGTTTGGGTTTGTGACGTACTCCTGCGTCTCGGAGGTCGATAGCGCAATGCAGGCCAGACCCCACAAGGTCGACGGTCGGGTTGTCGAGCCTAAACGTGCAGTGTCGAGAGAG GACTCCACCAGACCTGGGGCACACCTGACCGTGAAGAAGATCTTTGTTGGTGGCATTAAAGAAGACACCGATGAACATCAACTCCGCGACTACTTTGAGAAGTTTGGCAAGATTGAAGTGATAGAAGTGATGACTGACCGACAGAGCGGGAAGAAGAGGGGCTTTGCCTTCATCACGTACGATGACCATGATGCTGTTGACAAGATTGTTG TTCAGAAATACCACACGGTCAACGGCCATAACTGTGAAGTGAGGAAGGCACTGTCCCGTGAGGAGATGCAGAACTCTGGCATGAACCAGCGAG GGCGTGGGAGCTCCAGCAACTTCGGCCGAGGCAACTTTGGTGGCTCTGGTGGGAACtttggaggccgtggtggcggagGCGGCAACTTCAACACCAGAGGTGAGCTCAACACCCGAG GTGGCTTCGGAGGCAACTcgcgaggtggtggtggtggcggtggaGGAGGCAGCGGCAACTATGGAGGCTGTGGTGATGGCTACAATGGATTTGGTGACA GTGGTGGATATGGTGGAGGCACTGGTTATGGAGGTGGCGGCGGCAGAGGTGGCCCTGGCTATGGAGGCAGCCCAACATACGGCAaccagggtggtggtggtggcggcggctATGGCGGTGGAGGAGGCAGCAGCTCCTATGACGGCTACAATGGTGGATTTGGCGGAG GCAACTTCGgcggcggtggtggagggaacTACAACGACTTTGGCAACTACCCAAACCAGCAGTCGTCTAACTACGGGCCCATGAAGGGGGGCGGTGgcggtggtggaggaggctaTGGTGGAGGAAGAAACGCTCCTGGGCCGTACGGAA GTAATTATGCCGGCTCTGGGGGAGGAGGATCCTTTAGTCGGAGGTTCTAA